A genomic stretch from Sporocytophaga myxococcoides includes:
- the lon gene encoding endopeptidase La codes for MNNKKKESISIFLPKFLEGDTGEMIPLLSPEEEEELNKEGTPDELPILPVRNTVLFPGVVIPITVGRQKSIRLVKKAYKGNRIIGVVAQENATTEEPQIQDLYKVGTVAKILKMLVMPDGNTTIIIQGMKRFQIEDVFQQNPFIIAKVKILEENFPDIKKKEVKALLQSLKDSANKILKLNPEIPQDAQIALNNIESPSFLTHFLSSNINTEVKEKQNLLEINDGLKRATLLLEYMMKEIQMLELKQEIQSKVHSDIDQQQRDYYLRQQIKVLQDELGYESSDQDIENLKKKVENKQWPEAVAKHFHKELEKIERMNPMASEYPLSMNYVEFLAELPWSEYSKDNFNLKRAKKILDEDHFGLEKVKERIIEYLAVLKLKNNMKAPILCLYGPPGVGKTSLGKSIAKALNRKYVRMSLGGVKDEAEIRGHRKTYVGAMPGRIIYNIKKVQSSNPVFILDEIDKIGSDFRGDPSSALLEVLDPEQNSTFVDNYLEVEYDLSKILFIATANSLDTIHPALLDRMEIIEINGYTLEEKAHIAKDYLIPKQKEEHGLKEEDVQFSKKAINKIIEDYTRESGVRNLNRKIGAAVRGVAKCVAMEEKYNKLLEPEDVVKLLGPEDFEREIYQDNELAGIVTGLAWTSHGGEILFIESSLNKGRGKVILSGQLGEVMKESATAALSYLKANSEKFGINHKIFDHYDLHIHVPAGAVPKDGPSAGITIFTSLASIFTQRKVKRNIAMTGEITLRGIVLPVGGIKEKILAAKRAGIKEIVLSTKNRKDILEIKPEYIKDLIINYVDNVDQVLEIALLKTKVKKPIDLSIIEPPLPGAGKMSKIEIN; via the coding sequence ATGAATAATAAAAAGAAGGAGAGCATATCAATTTTTTTACCTAAGTTTTTAGAAGGTGATACCGGGGAAATGATACCCCTCTTATCTCCTGAGGAAGAAGAGGAACTGAATAAAGAAGGAACACCTGATGAATTACCTATACTACCTGTCAGAAATACAGTATTGTTTCCCGGTGTTGTGATCCCGATTACGGTTGGAAGACAAAAATCGATAAGACTCGTAAAAAAAGCCTACAAAGGTAATAGAATCATTGGTGTTGTAGCTCAGGAAAATGCTACTACTGAAGAACCTCAAATACAAGATCTTTATAAAGTTGGAACTGTTGCGAAAATCCTGAAAATGCTGGTCATGCCAGATGGCAATACTACTATTATCATACAGGGGATGAAGAGGTTTCAGATAGAGGATGTATTTCAGCAAAATCCATTTATTATTGCCAAAGTCAAAATTCTTGAAGAAAACTTTCCTGATATCAAAAAGAAGGAAGTAAAAGCACTTCTTCAGTCACTTAAAGATTCCGCAAACAAAATTTTAAAGCTAAATCCTGAAATTCCTCAGGATGCGCAGATAGCTCTGAATAATATTGAAAGTCCCTCTTTCCTTACTCATTTTCTTTCTTCGAATATCAATACAGAGGTAAAGGAGAAGCAAAATCTGCTGGAGATCAATGATGGTCTGAAAAGAGCAACACTTTTGCTGGAGTACATGATGAAGGAGATACAGATGCTTGAACTGAAGCAGGAAATACAAAGCAAAGTTCACTCTGATATTGATCAGCAGCAAAGAGATTATTATCTGCGTCAGCAAATTAAAGTATTACAGGATGAACTTGGATACGAATCGTCTGATCAGGATATTGAAAACCTGAAAAAGAAGGTAGAAAACAAACAGTGGCCTGAGGCTGTAGCTAAGCATTTCCACAAGGAACTTGAGAAAATTGAGCGCATGAATCCTATGGCGTCCGAATATCCTCTTTCCATGAACTATGTGGAATTTCTTGCAGAACTACCCTGGAGTGAATACAGCAAAGACAATTTCAATCTTAAAAGAGCCAAGAAAATCCTTGATGAGGACCATTTTGGATTAGAAAAGGTAAAGGAAAGGATTATTGAATATCTGGCAGTTCTGAAGTTGAAGAACAACATGAAAGCACCAATCCTTTGCTTATACGGCCCTCCAGGTGTTGGAAAAACTTCTTTAGGGAAGTCCATTGCTAAAGCTTTGAACCGAAAGTATGTCAGAATGTCATTAGGTGGTGTTAAAGATGAGGCAGAAATTCGTGGCCATAGAAAAACTTATGTCGGTGCAATGCCTGGCAGAATTATCTACAATATTAAAAAAGTACAGAGCTCTAACCCTGTATTTATTCTTGATGAAATAGATAAAATCGGTTCGGATTTCAGAGGAGATCCTTCTTCTGCTTTGTTGGAAGTACTTGATCCTGAGCAGAATTCTACATTTGTAGATAATTATCTTGAAGTAGAATATGATCTTTCAAAAATCTTATTTATTGCCACCGCAAATTCTCTTGATACTATTCATCCTGCTCTTCTGGACAGAATGGAAATCATCGAGATCAATGGATATACTCTTGAGGAAAAGGCTCATATTGCCAAAGATTACCTGATTCCGAAGCAGAAAGAGGAGCATGGTCTGAAAGAGGAAGATGTTCAGTTCAGTAAAAAAGCGATAAATAAAATTATAGAAGATTATACCAGGGAGTCTGGGGTCAGAAATCTTAACAGAAAAATAGGTGCAGCAGTAAGAGGTGTGGCGAAGTGTGTTGCAATGGAAGAAAAGTATAATAAGCTGCTGGAACCGGAAGATGTTGTGAAATTGCTAGGACCTGAAGATTTTGAAAGAGAAATTTATCAGGATAATGAATTGGCGGGTATAGTTACCGGGCTTGCATGGACCTCACATGGTGGAGAGATCTTGTTTATCGAGTCCAGCCTGAATAAAGGCAGAGGAAAAGTGATACTGTCAGGCCAATTGGGAGAGGTAATGAAAGAGTCCGCAACTGCAGCTTTGTCGTATCTGAAAGCCAATTCTGAAAAATTCGGTATCAACCATAAAATTTTTGATCATTACGATCTCCATATTCACGTACCCGCAGGAGCAGTTCCAAAAGATGGGCCGTCCGCCGGAATTACTATCTTTACCTCCCTGGCCTCAATATTTACCCAGCGAAAGGTAAAAAGAAATATAGCAATGACTGGTGAAATAACACTGCGAGGGATAGTATTACCTGTCGGCGGTATCAAAGAGAAAATTCTGGCAGCTAAAAGAGCTGGAATTAAGGAAATTGTGCTTTCTACAAAGAACAGAAAAGATATATTGGAAATAAAACCTGAATATATTAAGGATTTGATAATTAATTATGTAGATAATGTAGATCAGGTACTTGAAATCGCTTTGCTTAAAACCAAAGTGAAAAAACCGATAGATCTTTCAATAATTGAGCCACCGCTTCCTGGAGCTGGCAAAATGTCAAAAATTGAAATAAACTAA
- a CDS encoding OmpA family protein, giving the protein MRSHILLIIIITQFIFFSFQTATAQRNKKNYTTRDISLGNPDSLKTIDENFSIEFKNLNKIPFYQDPKQLALIRKLEDQKNYAALLPVLENYVSNFGIDNFSQNPVLLWKLAQLYEHFGSVHKAKSLYRIILKHHRGKELRKILLHYDTLNTDKKEYYVPLQYYYDLVEYRKAIDTLRPPKSVFLNMGELVNDNKFPDYGPSYHAEQDLLVFTKRKKELSATKLSFRENEELYVSKNYDGFWDESYPFSNVINSHCNEGSAYLSRDGKTLFFSRCIVEEYKYDCRDCMGSCDIYVSYFKDSTWTVPENLGPQVNSVSWDSHPTLSHTEDTLYFASDRIGGFGLSDIYYTYKTPKGWAPAQNMGPIFNTRGNEVSPFYHAAHDVFYFSSNGQLLNFGDLDSTDYSFRTMDIYKSVKKNGRWSEPKNIGPLVNGQGEEYYFTIDPKSKDLFYAKTEVIDPKNLDLYSFPLPMEAQPTANIKFSGSLIDTTTGNPYKGIVSIIDLTNGIEVAPKFMRPDGSFEFDLIDNNDYLLVIQGEDFFRVEQKFHLDGDTTLNLHTPGLKYNKWKFASIEFEGGSSKILTEMGPDLDKVVNFLLDNPTLKLRISGHTDSDGNSDLNLKLSQKRAQAIKDYIIAKGQIEPDRIEALGFGNQKPIIEEKTDEDKRINRRVEFEIIRPEKK; this is encoded by the coding sequence ATGAGGTCTCATATTTTATTAATCATAATCATAACCCAGTTTATTTTTTTTAGTTTTCAAACTGCTACAGCACAGAGAAATAAAAAAAATTATACTACAAGAGATATTTCTTTGGGAAATCCTGATTCTTTGAAAACCATTGATGAAAATTTCTCCATTGAATTTAAAAATCTCAACAAAATCCCCTTCTATCAAGATCCTAAGCAATTGGCTTTGATCCGGAAACTAGAGGACCAGAAAAACTATGCGGCATTACTTCCTGTCCTTGAAAACTATGTAAGCAATTTCGGAATAGATAATTTCTCTCAAAATCCTGTATTACTGTGGAAACTAGCTCAGCTGTATGAACATTTCGGCAGTGTGCATAAAGCTAAATCCCTTTATCGTATCATCCTCAAACACCATAGAGGTAAAGAACTCAGAAAAATATTACTGCATTATGACACATTGAATACTGACAAAAAGGAATATTATGTTCCGCTTCAGTATTATTATGATCTTGTGGAATATAGAAAAGCCATTGATACACTGAGACCTCCAAAAAGTGTATTTCTTAACATGGGAGAGCTTGTGAATGACAATAAATTCCCAGATTATGGTCCAAGCTACCATGCAGAGCAGGATTTACTTGTATTTACAAAAAGAAAAAAGGAGCTGAGTGCCACAAAATTGTCTTTCAGAGAAAATGAAGAATTGTATGTAAGCAAAAATTATGATGGTTTCTGGGATGAATCTTATCCTTTTTCCAATGTCATAAATTCTCATTGTAATGAAGGTTCTGCTTACCTCAGCAGAGATGGCAAAACGCTTTTCTTCAGCAGGTGCATTGTAGAAGAATATAAATACGACTGTAGAGACTGTATGGGAAGCTGTGATATCTATGTCAGCTACTTTAAGGATTCTACATGGACAGTACCTGAAAATCTTGGGCCACAAGTGAACAGTGTTTCATGGGATTCGCATCCTACCCTATCACATACTGAAGATACACTTTACTTTGCATCTGATAGAATCGGTGGATTTGGACTTTCTGACATTTACTATACCTATAAGACTCCCAAAGGCTGGGCACCTGCGCAGAATATGGGACCAATATTCAATACCAGAGGCAACGAGGTAAGCCCTTTTTACCATGCTGCTCACGATGTATTTTATTTTAGTTCAAATGGTCAGCTGCTGAATTTCGGCGATCTTGATTCTACAGATTACAGCTTCCGTACAATGGATATTTATAAATCCGTAAAGAAAAACGGAAGATGGAGTGAACCTAAAAACATAGGTCCGCTTGTAAATGGACAAGGAGAAGAATATTATTTTACAATTGACCCAAAGTCCAAAGATCTGTTTTATGCTAAGACTGAAGTAATAGACCCCAAGAATCTGGATCTATACAGCTTTCCTCTTCCGATGGAAGCACAGCCCACTGCCAATATTAAATTTTCAGGATCTCTAATTGATACTACCACAGGTAATCCTTATAAAGGAATTGTTTCTATTATCGATTTGACAAATGGGATTGAAGTAGCACCAAAGTTTATGAGGCCTGATGGATCATTTGAATTTGATCTGATCGATAACAATGATTACTTGCTGGTGATTCAGGGTGAAGATTTCTTTAGAGTGGAGCAAAAATTCCACTTGGATGGCGATACCACTTTAAACCTTCATACGCCAGGGCTGAAATATAACAAATGGAAATTTGCCTCTATTGAGTTTGAAGGAGGAAGTTCCAAAATACTTACAGAAATGGGGCCTGATCTTGATAAGGTTGTAAATTTTCTCCTGGACAATCCTACTCTTAAGCTTAGAATTTCCGGCCATACTGACTCTGATGGAAACTCTGACCTAAATTTGAAATTATCTCAGAAAAGGGCTCAGGCTATCAAAGACTATATCATTGCCAAAGGGCAAATTGAGCCTGACCGAATTGAAGCGCTAGGTTTCGGAAACCAGAAGCCAATTATAGAAGAAAAGACTGATGAAGATAAAAGAATCAACAGAAGGGTTGAATTTGAAATTATCAGACCTGAAAAGAAATAA
- a CDS encoding tetratricopeptide repeat protein, with product MSIVFEKDKKQNLNFVLFIILIGFLTYWSYAPVLNNKFTNWDDPNYVTESPYINLIERGDYKPYFTENHMGNYHPFSLISLSLDYQLDKYNPLPYHRTNLILHILNSFLVFLLIYRLLGNSYTAFFTALLFGVHPIHAESVAWIAERKDVLFTFFFLISLWFYAGFAKDKNYVYYGLSLVLFIFSLLSKGMAVSLAPTLVLVDYFYERNIKSTRVILEKVPFFLLALFFGILAVYAQSLGPDTEGIPDYNLFKRLVFAGYGCSQYVLKLLWPYDLVAFYPYPRAEIPFYYYIASIAVTVFFTCLVIFFRTNKIIIFSVFFFILNILLVLQILPVGKALMADRYAYLPSIGFFLLLVFATERALSFKKGYLVAGGILSFYILCLGVYNYKQVQVWKDSVSLWNYAIDHIPSDVAYNNRGVEFNRSGEYNQAIEDFNKALEFNPSHKEAYNNLGVALANLGKNKEAISAYDNALKIQPNYVNALYNRGNSYAKLNKAKIALKDYDQVLKLDPKYLSVYNNRGLVLKSLGRLNDALNDFDKAILLDPFNADAYSNRSLIKYALNDINGAMEDNQKAISINPNVTASYLHSGIAKCRVNDFKGALEDFDKAIAINPSDKEVYLNRGITYYHIQSLDFALKDYNKAIELDSSYGEALLNRGILKANTGNINGALKDYAKAIVFIPDNPLVYGNRAILRFASNDFKGVIEDLNKAILLDSAYADAYCNRGLAKANQGDKEGAMKDYNKALELNKSFGLAYNNRGVLRYQSGDKKGGCEDWHEALKLNFEGSKAFIQAYCK from the coding sequence ATGAGTATTGTTTTTGAAAAAGACAAAAAACAGAATTTAAACTTTGTTCTCTTTATTATCCTGATAGGATTTCTAACTTATTGGAGTTATGCTCCTGTTCTGAATAATAAATTTACAAATTGGGACGATCCTAATTATGTTACTGAGAGTCCATATATAAACCTTATAGAGAGGGGAGATTATAAACCCTATTTTACAGAAAATCATATGGGCAATTACCATCCATTTTCTCTGATTTCTCTGTCATTAGATTATCAATTAGATAAATATAATCCTTTACCCTATCACAGAACAAATCTTATTCTACATATTTTAAATTCTTTTTTGGTATTTCTGTTGATATACAGGTTGCTTGGAAATAGTTATACTGCATTTTTTACTGCATTATTATTTGGAGTTCATCCGATACATGCAGAATCTGTAGCCTGGATAGCCGAAAGAAAAGATGTACTGTTCACTTTCTTCTTCCTTATTTCATTATGGTTTTATGCAGGATTCGCTAAAGACAAGAATTATGTTTATTACGGACTTTCCCTGGTCTTGTTTATTTTTAGTCTGTTGTCAAAGGGAATGGCAGTTTCTCTTGCACCTACTCTGGTTTTGGTAGATTATTTTTATGAAAGGAATATAAAATCAACACGAGTAATTTTAGAGAAGGTTCCATTTTTTCTACTTGCTCTGTTTTTTGGCATTTTAGCTGTTTATGCCCAAAGTTTAGGTCCCGATACAGAAGGGATTCCTGATTATAACTTATTTAAGCGTTTGGTTTTTGCAGGATATGGATGCTCTCAATATGTTCTAAAACTTTTGTGGCCATATGATCTGGTTGCTTTTTATCCATATCCCAGAGCAGAGATACCATTTTACTACTATATTGCTTCTATTGCTGTCACAGTCTTTTTTACATGTCTAGTTATTTTCTTTAGAACTAATAAAATAATAATATTCTCTGTCTTTTTCTTTATACTGAATATTTTACTGGTACTTCAAATTCTTCCTGTAGGTAAGGCTCTTATGGCTGACCGTTATGCATATCTTCCTTCTATTGGATTTTTTCTTTTGCTGGTATTTGCTACTGAAAGAGCTCTGAGTTTCAAGAAGGGATACCTGGTTGCAGGTGGAATATTATCCTTTTATATTCTGTGTCTTGGAGTTTATAATTATAAACAAGTACAAGTTTGGAAAGACAGTGTTTCATTGTGGAACTATGCAATAGACCATATCCCTTCTGATGTGGCTTATAATAACAGAGGTGTTGAGTTTAACAGAAGCGGGGAGTACAACCAGGCGATTGAAGATTTTAACAAAGCACTGGAGTTCAATCCAAGTCACAAGGAAGCTTATAATAATCTTGGTGTAGCCCTTGCAAATCTTGGCAAAAATAAGGAAGCAATATCAGCTTATGATAATGCTTTAAAAATTCAACCGAACTATGTTAATGCACTTTATAACAGAGGAAATTCTTACGCAAAGCTCAACAAAGCAAAAATAGCTTTAAAAGACTATGATCAGGTACTAAAACTTGATCCTAAGTATTTATCTGTTTACAATAACAGGGGACTTGTCCTTAAAAGTCTAGGCAGACTAAACGATGCATTGAATGATTTTGATAAAGCTATCCTTCTTGACCCTTTTAACGCAGATGCTTACAGCAACAGAAGCTTGATTAAATATGCATTGAATGATATAAATGGGGCAATGGAAGACAATCAAAAAGCTATATCCATTAACCCTAATGTGACTGCTTCATACCTTCATAGCGGAATTGCAAAATGCAGGGTTAATGATTTTAAAGGTGCATTGGAAGATTTTGATAAGGCAATTGCTATTAACCCTTCTGATAAAGAAGTTTATCTTAACAGAGGTATCACATATTATCACATTCAGTCTTTAGACTTTGCTCTTAAGGATTACAATAAAGCTATTGAGCTGGATTCTTCATATGGTGAGGCATTATTGAATAGGGGAATATTAAAGGCTAATACAGGAAATATAAATGGTGCATTAAAAGATTATGCTAAAGCAATTGTATTTATTCCCGATAATCCTTTAGTATATGGCAATCGTGCCATCCTTAGATTTGCATCAAATGATTTTAAGGGTGTTATAGAAGACCTAAATAAAGCTATACTTCTTGATTCTGCTTATGCAGATGCTTATTGTAACAGAGGTCTTGCTAAGGCTAATCAGGGAGATAAGGAGGGGGCGATGAAAGATTATAACAAAGCTTTGGAGTTGAATAAATCTTTCGGACTGGCATACAACAACAGAGGTGTGTTACGCTATCAATCAGGAGACAAGAAGGGTGGATGTGAAGACTGGCATGAAGCACTTAAACTTAATTTTGAGGGTAGTAAAGCATTTATTCAGGCATACTGCAAATAG
- a CDS encoding DUF4142 domain-containing protein: protein MKKIMIFAGCLSIILYTTACNSGNEKQTAEVKQAAIEPKKVVEVTVMDSKEFVEKAAKGGMAEVEMGKLAVKNAKDKEVKNFAQMMVDDHTKANNELKKIATKQNITVPTSVGEENTMMLNDLKKKTGAEFDKAYIKHMVDGHKKMLDLFEKASTELKDTELKNYAATNVKTIQMHYDKATALESKLNATSSSKMNKMDDKMNSGSMKSH from the coding sequence ATGAAAAAAATAATGATTTTTGCAGGTTGCCTAAGTATAATATTATATACTACGGCATGTAATTCAGGTAATGAAAAACAAACTGCCGAAGTGAAGCAGGCTGCCATTGAACCTAAAAAAGTGGTGGAAGTGACCGTAATGGACTCTAAAGAGTTTGTTGAGAAAGCTGCTAAAGGCGGAATGGCTGAAGTGGAAATGGGCAAACTAGCAGTTAAAAATGCCAAAGATAAGGAAGTTAAAAACTTCGCTCAGATGATGGTAGATGATCATACCAAGGCCAATAATGAGCTGAAGAAGATAGCTACCAAACAAAATATTACAGTGCCAACCTCTGTTGGAGAAGAGAATACCATGATGCTAAATGATCTGAAAAAGAAGACAGGTGCAGAGTTTGATAAAGCATATATCAAGCATATGGTAGATGGACATAAAAAAATGCTGGATCTTTTTGAGAAGGCATCTACAGAACTTAAAGATACTGAGCTGAAGAACTATGCTGCTACTAATGTTAAAACGATTCAGATGCATTATGATAAAGCTACTGCTTTAGAATCAAAGCTTAATGCGACAAGCAGCTCCAAAATGAACAAGATGGATGATAAAATGAACTCAGGTTCAATGAAGAGTCATTAA
- a CDS encoding CgeB family protein gives MKIVMFYQSLISDWNNGNAHFLRGIISELKSRGHDVKLYEQDGNTCIQNLVLEHGQKAVKEFYSFYPDLSTNFYNPLKLNLDSILKEADLVIAHEANDPEMIARIGEVKSKHKFKLLFHVTNHRVVTDKEAIEKYNLSNVDGVLALGDVIKNIFLIEGWAKRAWAWHEAADTRMFYPRSKSYEGDLVWIGNYDEERSVELQEFLINPVKELQLKAKVYGVRFPESVIKAFKDAGIEYGGWLPNFKVPDVFAKFRVTVHIPRRPYVQLLPGIPTIRPFEALACGIPLISAPWSDCENLFSPGKDYLVARTGKQMVLHLAAVLNTSINEALSISGLRAINKKHTCFHRVNELEKICEEIGIDRSRFSSSRQEIYVAK, from the coding sequence ATGAAAATCGTAATGTTTTATCAATCCCTCATATCTGACTGGAATAACGGGAATGCGCATTTTTTAAGAGGAATAATTTCGGAGTTGAAATCCAGAGGGCATGATGTTAAATTATATGAACAGGATGGAAATACCTGTATACAGAATCTGGTATTAGAGCATGGGCAGAAAGCAGTTAAAGAGTTTTATTCTTTTTATCCTGACTTAAGTACCAACTTTTATAATCCCTTAAAATTAAACCTGGATAGTATTTTAAAGGAAGCTGATCTTGTAATAGCCCATGAGGCAAACGATCCTGAAATGATAGCAAGAATAGGTGAAGTAAAAAGTAAACATAAATTCAAACTTTTATTCCATGTTACCAATCACAGGGTTGTAACCGACAAGGAAGCCATAGAAAAATATAATCTAAGTAATGTAGATGGAGTGCTGGCACTTGGTGATGTTATAAAAAATATTTTTCTCATAGAGGGTTGGGCCAAAAGAGCCTGGGCATGGCATGAAGCAGCTGATACCCGGATGTTTTATCCGAGAAGTAAATCTTACGAAGGAGATCTTGTCTGGATCGGAAATTATGATGAAGAAAGAAGTGTTGAACTACAAGAGTTTTTGATCAATCCAGTAAAAGAACTGCAGCTAAAAGCTAAAGTTTATGGAGTAAGATTTCCGGAAAGTGTTATCAAAGCTTTTAAAGATGCAGGCATAGAATATGGAGGATGGCTGCCGAATTTTAAAGTGCCTGATGTATTTGCCAAATTTAGGGTTACAGTTCACATACCGCGCAGACCTTATGTACAGCTATTACCTGGTATTCCTACGATTAGACCTTTTGAGGCACTCGCTTGTGGTATTCCTTTGATTAGTGCACCATGGAGTGATTGTGAAAACCTGTTTTCACCAGGGAAGGATTACCTGGTAGCCAGAACAGGAAAACAAATGGTGTTACATCTTGCAGCTGTGTTGAACACAAGTATTAATGAAGCGCTTTCTATTTCAGGGTTGAGAGCGATTAATAAAAAGCACACTTGTTTTCACAGGGTAAACGAACTTGAAAAAATTTGCGAGGAGATAGGAATTGATAGATCCAGATTTTCATCTAGCAGACAAGAGATATATGTTGCTAAATAA
- a CDS encoding NUDIX hydrolase, which yields MIEKWKTLASEIVFNHKWYKLRKDLVQLPDGKIVDDYFVSVRPEVVIIFALTKNKKVVLVKQYKHGSGEILIELPGGIYDPETESPEEAALRELNEETGYSGKVVKIAELIDNPTKDTNKIHLYGVKNANKSGDQHLDETEAIEVLLVSIEELKTMLFQGEIKVSGSVAGAMLALHKLNID from the coding sequence ATGATTGAGAAATGGAAAACACTGGCTTCTGAAATAGTATTTAACCATAAATGGTATAAACTGCGAAAGGATCTAGTTCAACTCCCTGATGGAAAAATTGTAGATGATTATTTTGTTAGTGTAAGACCAGAGGTAGTAATTATTTTTGCCCTTACTAAAAATAAAAAAGTTGTCCTTGTTAAGCAATATAAGCATGGGTCTGGTGAAATATTAATTGAGTTACCCGGAGGAATCTATGACCCTGAAACTGAAAGCCCGGAAGAAGCGGCTTTAAGGGAACTTAATGAAGAAACCGGATACTCTGGTAAAGTAGTAAAGATCGCAGAACTGATAGACAATCCAACGAAAGACACAAACAAGATTCATTTATATGGAGTAAAAAATGCTAATAAATCAGGAGATCAGCATCTTGATGAAACTGAGGCAATAGAAGTTCTTTTGGTATCGATTGAAGAGCTTAAAACAATGCTTTTTCAGGGAGAAATCAAAGTTTCAGGTTCTGTGGCAGGTGCAATGCTTGCTCTACATAAATTAAATATTGATTAA
- a CDS encoding YceI family protein encodes MMNKKVISLFLNPFFFFYLLLNNVNAQTFTTESGHAEFKAKASLNSYTGNSNQLKGTINLKQKTVYFSVPFESIDTGIKKRNKHMKELIETDKYPNAEFEGKIISDLNAEKDGSQKVTVKGNFKMHGVSREITVEGSLRRNGDKLTAEAEWKVLITDYKITPPKIFGNKVQDEHTIIIKTDLEKKD; translated from the coding sequence ATGATGAATAAAAAAGTTATTTCCCTATTTCTTAATCCGTTTTTCTTCTTTTATTTATTATTAAACAATGTCAATGCCCAGACTTTTACAACAGAAAGCGGACATGCGGAATTTAAGGCAAAAGCTTCATTGAACAGTTATACAGGAAATTCAAACCAGCTCAAAGGAACAATTAATCTCAAGCAAAAAACTGTTTATTTCTCTGTCCCTTTTGAAAGTATAGATACAGGAATAAAAAAGCGAAATAAGCATATGAAGGAGTTGATTGAAACAGATAAATATCCCAATGCTGAATTTGAAGGAAAGATAATCTCAGATCTTAATGCAGAAAAAGATGGAAGTCAGAAAGTAACAGTCAAAGGCAATTTTAAAATGCATGGAGTATCAAGAGAAATAACAGTAGAAGGTTCTCTACGAAGAAATGGTGATAAACTGACAGCTGAAGCTGAGTGGAAGGTACTTATCACTGATTATAAAATTACTCCTCCGAAAATATTTGGAAATAAAGTACAAGATGAGCATACCATAATTATTAAAACTGATTTGGAAAAAAAAGATTAG